A region from the Gemmatimonadota bacterium genome encodes:
- a CDS encoding macro domain-containing protein — MLKMVEGDILLTDAQVIAHGIAPNDDFKQGLALALRERWPAMVKDFRHYCHTDKPGAGGAWMWGAVGGLRIVNLLTQEAAETPGGRPGRAQPHHVHHALRALREMAQQERFESIALPRLATGVGGMEWEEVLPEIRKYLGDLGIPIIIYTTYTRGTKAAEGLPERTHA; from the coding sequence ATGCTCAAGATGGTGGAAGGCGACATCCTGCTAACCGATGCGCAGGTCATCGCACACGGGATCGCTCCCAACGACGACTTCAAGCAGGGGCTCGCGCTGGCCCTGCGTGAGCGATGGCCCGCCATGGTGAAGGACTTCAGACACTACTGCCACACGGATAAGCCTGGGGCTGGCGGCGCGTGGATGTGGGGCGCCGTCGGCGGCCTTCGGATCGTCAACCTCCTCACGCAGGAAGCGGCCGAGACCCCCGGCGGGCGGCCGGGACGCGCACAGCCCCATCATGTGCACCATGCACTCCGTGCCCTGCGGGAGATGGCGCAGCAGGAGCGGTTCGAGAGCATCGCGCTGCCGCGCCTGGCGACCGGGGTTGGCGGTATGGAGTGGGAAGAGGTCCTACCCGAGATCCGGAAGTACCTCGGCGATCTCGGCATCCCGATCATCATCTACACGACGTACACCCGGGGGACGAAGGCCGCCGAGGGGCTGCCGGAACGCACACACGCCTGA